One Hevea brasiliensis isolate MT/VB/25A 57/8 chromosome 5, ASM3005281v1, whole genome shotgun sequence genomic region harbors:
- the LOC110633941 gene encoding uncharacterized protein LOC110633941 isoform X1 produces MSGPEENLVLEDKMLSLLDVCFEDDCLYNSPSRDHQFPHFPEKKIPFALSGIVACSDKQTEHETVQMVGLDEPENSLEGGEQATQPFELAEQEKTRKNEKYNLRKSLAWDSAFFTSAGVLEPEELSTIIGGTEKGGKNHILLGIEEDIHRSTDSISTFATDNSTLGTLEDDLFGDIRASIQKSSKGSNAAVSHGKAGSGVNEGQLIKSSEKVDIVVQKKLKTKAAPRKLTVAIKGSGKLANQVSPTPQASKCGLMNEESTSSVRKPPNRAGRVSPILTTATKRASLGANHVKMEKDSAKYSTGHSDKPKNLTVAVRGAKPPYMGGSRNTVPKPTLPFKSSLQSSMASKSELRTSSSTIDSLGSLSSDGSSRCSLYSEKRKIDSKTGNHFSTVSTVKSTLKTESRSKNQSMSPRISPSVTKAKFFASISPASSISEWSLESMSPTSTLNKRTNSSRPSLDTRLCSDAYDNGDASQVLDSQNHSSDKCSVGHGTQVIGLPSECGKRVSTGSGAVVRPDSIKPSGLRMPSPKIGFFDGVRSEVRTPSGRNQSHPAVPRGLPRYGVENVSPSGRSNEAKLGKLQPIALAVRGTKASAQQNASEIKPRPPLPLQAPPGNASKVCSASRNGKYCPGMPLKVQSRISPGNGRQDNLKAEKIAPKDCDTTINNPDIRNESLHKNKMSPQSENKGPVKDADFTRIIGGLGVTCNLSSVSEAENIIMSQKVGENAAYGQKKILGLLSNINEKGKTCFEDQVDHLASQVGAMDIHREIQQKPVLDSCSLHQVNESRAVKTSAQEEFAKLLMPSSALTPTKGVKVEIYEN; encoded by the exons ATGAGTGGACCCGAGGAGAATTTGGTTCTTGAAGACAAAATGCTAAGTCTCCTTGATGTCTGCTTCGAGGACGATTGCCTCTACAATTCTCCTTCTCGCGATCATCAATTTCCCCATTTTCCAG AAAAgaaaattccttttgcattatctGGCATCGTGGCATGTTCAGATAAACAGACAGAGCACGAAACTGTTCAAATGGTGGGTTTGGACGAACCGGAAAACTCTCTTGAAGGAGGTGAACAAGCCACTCAACCATTTGAATTAGCAGaacaagaaaagacaagaaaaaatgaAAAGTACAACTTGCGCAAAAGTTTAGCCTGGGACAGTGCTTTCTTCACAAGTGCAG GTGTTTTGGAACCAGAGGAGTTATCTACTATTATAGGAGGAACTGAGAAAGGAGGAAAAAATCATATATTGCTGGGAATTGAGGAGGATATACACAGATCTACTGATTCAATATCTACATTTGCAACTGATAATTCAACATTAGGAACTCTCGAGGATGACTTATTTGGAGATATAAGAGCTTCAATCCAGAAATCTAGTAAAGGATCCAATGCAGCAGTTTCACATGGTAAAGCGGGGTCTGGAGTAAATGAAGGCCAACTTATCAAAT CTTCGGAGAAAGTGGACATTGTTGTTCAAAAAAAG TTAAAGACTAAAGCAGCTCCCAGGAAGCTAACCGTTGCCATTAAAGGATCAGGAAAACTGGCAAACCAGGTCTCTCCTACTCCACAAGCTTCAAAG TGTGGTTTGATGAATGAAGAGTCGACTTCTTCTGTTCGTAAGCCACCCAATAGAGCTGGCAGAGTTAGTCCCATCTTAACAACAGCAACCAAAAGAGCTTCCTTGGGTGCCAACCATGTCAAAATGGAAAAGGACAGTGCAAAATATTCAACTGGTCATTCAGATAAACCAAAGAATTTGACTG TGGCAGTTAGAGGAGCTAAACCTCCTTATATGGGTGGTTCACGAAATACCGTCCCCAAGCCCACACTTCCTTTCAAGTCCTCTTTGCAATCATCAATGGCATCTAAGTCGGAGCTAAGAACTTCATCTTCCACCATTGATAGTTTGGGAAGCTTGTCATCTGACGGTAGCAGTAGATGTTCTTTGTAtagtgagaaaagaaaaattgatTCCAAAACTGGCAATCATTTTTCCACCGTTTCAACTGTCAAATCCACATTGAAAACTGAATCAAGAAGTAAGAATCAGTCTATGAGTCCACGTATCTCACCTTCTGTGACCAAGGCCAAGTTCTTTGCTAGCATATCACCTGCTAGTTCTATCAGTGAATGGTCTTTGGAATCGATGTCACCAACTTCTACCCTTAATAAAAGAACTAACAGTTCAAGACCTAGCCTTGACACTCGCTTGTGCTCGGATGCTTATGACAATGGTGATGCTTCCCAAGTTTTGGACTCTCAAAACCATTCTAGTGACAAATGCTCAGTGGGACATGGTACCCAGGTCATTGGACTGCCAAGTGAGTGTGGAAAGAGAGTTTCAACAGGAAGTGGTGCAGTTGTTCGTCCAGATTCAATCAAACCGTCAGGGCTTCGGATGCCATCACCAAAAATTGGCTTCTTTGATGGG GTGAGATCAGAAGTGCGCACTCCCAGTGGAAGGAACCAATCACATCCAGCTGTACCCAGGGGCTTGCCCAGATATGGGGTGGAAAATGTTAGCCCCAGTGGTAGGTCAAACGAAGCAAAACTTGGAAAGCTTCAACCAATTGCATTGGCAGTTCGGGGCACCAAAGCCAGTGCTCAGCAAAATGCCTCAGAAATCAAACCTAGACCTCCTTTACCTCTTCAGGCACCCCCAGGTAATGCATCAAAGGTCTGTAGTGCTTCAAGAAATGGAAAATACTGTCCTGGCATGCCTCTGAAAGTTCAAAGTAGAATATCTCCTGGAAATGGTAGGCAAGATAACTTGAAGGCTGAAAAAATTGCGCCTAAAGATTGTGATACAACAATAAACAATCCAGACATTAGGAATGAGAGCCTACATAAGAATAAAATGAGCCCACAGAGTGAGAACAAAGGTCCTGTAAAAGATGCAGACTTTACTCGCATCATTGGAGGACTTGGTGTTACATGCAACTTGAGTTCCGTGTCTGAGGCTGAAAACATAATCATGTCACAGAAGGTGGGCGAAAATGCTGCATATGgtcaaaagaaaattttgggcttaCTTTCTAACATCAATGAGAAGGGAAAAACATGTTTTGAAGATCAAGTTGATCATTTGGCTTCACAAGTTGGAGCTATGGATATTCATAGGGAGATCCAGCAAAAACCTGTTCTTGACTCTTGTTCTCTTCATCAAGTTAATGAAAGCAGAGCAGTTAAAACTAGTGCCCAAGAGGAATTCGCGAAGTTGTTAATGCCTTCCTCTGCTCTGACCCCTACTAAAGGGGTAAAGGTAGAGATATATGAGAACTAA